The sequence CTATCACACCGGACGCGCCCGCATCCGGGGCAACAAGCGCCATCCCCTGCTGCCGCAGGACGTCACCGTCGCGGAGGTTCTCAAAGACGCCGGTTACGCAACGGGCATTATCGGCAAATGGGGGCTGGGAGCGCCCAACGACTCCGGCATCCCCAACCGCCAGGGATTCGACTATTGGTTCGGCTATCTCGATCAGGCGCGGGCGCACAATTATTACCCCGATTACGTTTGGAAAAACGAAGAGCGTTTTTTCTTCGAAAAGTGGACGTATTCTCACGACGCTTTCGCGGCGGAAGCCCATGATTTCGTCAAGCGCAACCGAGCCAATCCCTTCTTCCTTTATCTCGCCTACACCATTCCCCACGCCTTCAACGAAGGCGGCGTCAATGGGATGCCGATTCCCAGCGACGCGCCCTATTCCAAAGAAAATTGGCCGCAAGCCTCCAAGAATCACGCCGCCATGATTACGCGCTTGGATGGCGACGTGGGGAAATTGTTCACCTTATTAAAGGAACTGGGGCTGGACGAAAACACGATCGTTTTCTTCTCAAGCGATAACGGGCCGCATAAAGAAGGCGGCGCCGATCCCAACTTCTTCGACAGCAACGGCCCCTTGCGCGGCATCAAGCGCGATTTGTACGAGGGCGGCATCCGCGTTCCCATGATCGCCCGCTGGCCGGGGAAGATTCAAGCGGGAGCCGCCAGCGCAGAGCCGTGGGCGTTTTGGGATTTTCTTCCCACCGCCGCCGAGTTGGGAGGCGCTAATGTTCCTACGGCGATTGACGGTTTATCTATGGTTCCCGCTCTGACGAGCCAGCCGCAGCGCCGCCATAATTATCTCTATTGGGAATTTTACGAGAGAGGCTTCGATCAAGCGGTGCGCATGAAGAATTGGAAAGGCGTCCGGCATGGGATCGATGCGCCGGTGGAATTGTACAATCTGAGCGGCGATCTGGGGGAAGAAAGAGATATCGCCGCCCAACACCCGGACATCGCCGCCGAAATCGCCGCCATCATGAACAACGCGCACGTCGATTCCGAACTTTATCCCATCCCCAAAAAATGATCGGCGCAAAATGAAAAACCCGGACGGAGATTAATTTCCGTTCGGGTTTGATTGATCCGCATAAAAAAGTGCGGCGGCAAGGGCAAGGTTGTTTCTGCTCTTGAATAATAAGAAACAACATCGTCGCGCATCTCAGATATTCGGCAAAACGTAAGGCTCTCGGTACTCCTTCGTCAACATGGCGTTCGCTTCTTTATCATTTTTGAACGTAGAAGTTTCGCCGTCGAAGAACAGTTCTCTTCCCAATCG comes from Candidatus Omnitrophota bacterium and encodes:
- a CDS encoding arylsulfatase, whose protein sequence is MKKNANRRDFIKQAGLGAVASLAGLPLILSSRANANSGSKPNIIFILADDLGYGDLGCYGQKTIQTPSIDRMAQEGMRFTDCYAGSTVCAPSRCCLMTGYHTGRARIRGNKRHPLLPQDVTVAEVLKDAGYATGIIGKWGLGAPNDSGIPNRQGFDYWFGYLDQARAHNYYPDYVWKNEERFFFEKWTYSHDAFAAEAHDFVKRNRANPFFLYLAYTIPHAFNEGGVNGMPIPSDAPYSKENWPQASKNHAAMITRLDGDVGKLFTLLKELGLDENTIVFFSSDNGPHKEGGADPNFFDSNGPLRGIKRDLYEGGIRVPMIARWPGKIQAGAASAEPWAFWDFLPTAAELGGANVPTAIDGLSMVPALTSQPQRRHNYLYWEFYERGFDQAVRMKNWKGVRHGIDAPVELYNLSGDLGEERDIAAQHPDIAAEIAAIMNNAHVDSELYPIPKK